A single genomic interval of Pyrus communis chromosome 7, drPyrComm1.1, whole genome shotgun sequence harbors:
- the LOC137739916 gene encoding NAC domain-containing protein 83-like, protein MENIRENYVINGGVKMPVGYRFRPTDEELVIHYLMRKVHAAPLPASIIPEFDVFETHPWGLPGDVREKRYFFYNENMNKNVGINSRRAAGCGYWKPIGKKKQIVNNSESKEAVGIRKTLVFCERKRRRCHHHHHRSTDTTTQTRWLMHEYRLLASQANPTQVLEKESGNWVVCRIFQKKRRPTQRTSDDMGVVSERSSNCNKTRRLMGDYISADDHSRRSDPDLTTLSSPSCSSDITREFSSNDNGELDDDQEGHSVSMPINI, encoded by the exons ATGGAAAATATTAGAGAAAACTATGTTATAAATGGAGGAGTGAAGATGCCAGTTGGGTACCGGTTTCGTCCCACGGATGAGGAGCTGGTGATTCACTACTTGATGAGGAAGGTTCATGCCGCCCCATTGCCTGCTTCCATCATTCCAGAGTTCGATGTCTTCGAAACTCATCCCTGGGGCTTGCCAG GTGATGTTAGGGAAAAAAGGTATTTCTTTTacaatgaaaatatgaataagaaTGTTGGCATCAACAGCAGGAGAGCTGCAGGATGTGGGTACTGGAAGCCTATTGGCAAAAAGAAGCAGATTGTTAATAATTCTGAATCCAAGGAAGCCGTTGGGATCCGGAAGACGTTGGTTTTCTGTGAAAGGAAGCGCCGCcgttgccaccaccaccaccataggAGTACTGATACTACCACTCAAACTCGATGGCTCATGCATGAATACCGCCTGTTGGCTTCTCAAGCAAATCCAACCCAGGTTTTGGAAAAGGAATCCGGGAACTGGGTGGTCTGTCGCATATTTCAGAAAAAGAGAAGGCCTACTCAAAGAACATCAGATGATATGGGGGTCGTTTCTGAACGCTCATCAAACTGCAACAAGACTCGGAGATTAATGGGGGATTATATCTCTGCAGATGATCATTCACGACGTTCGGATCCTGATCTTACAACACTTTCTTCCCCATCATGCTCGAGTGACATCACTCGTGAGTTCTCTTCGAATGACAATGGTGAGCTAGACGATGATCAGGAGGGACACAGTGTTAGCATGCCGATTAATATTTAG
- the LOC137739752 gene encoding glycerophosphodiester phosphodiesterase GDPD1, chloroplastic-like codes for MALKAVHVSDVPNLDQVPENASMALYSSRFAKGAEMNRAAPRIPRFLVIGHRGNGMNALQSSDRRMRAIKENSIMSFNAAARFPIDFVEFDVQVTKDDCPVIFHDDFILSEENGTVFQRRINELSLSEFLNYGPQREPGKEGKTLLRKTKDGKIVKWDVENDDPLCTLQEAFEQVDPSLGFNIELKFDDNIVYQDDYLFRVLQSVLQVVFECGRDRPIIFSSFQPDAALLVKKLQNTYPVFFLTNGGTQLYYDVRRNSLEEAIKLCLEGGLHGIVSEVKGVFRNPGAVTKIKEAKLSLLTYGKLNNVPEAVYMQYLMGIEGVIVDFVKEITVAVSDMIKPLGGAEEDGEKRLLEEDGPMQVKSKPEFSERELSFLLKLIPELIQL; via the exons ATGGCTCTCAAGGCCGTCCACGTCTCCGACGTCCCGAATCTCGATCAGGTGCCGGAAAATGCTTCTATGGCGCTCTATTCCTCCCGCTTCGCCAAAG GTGCGGAGATGAATCGGGCTGCACCGAGGATACCCAGGTTTCTAGTGATCGGACACAGAGGGAACGGAATGAACGCGCTACAGTCGTCCGATCGGAGAATGAGAGCCATTAAAGAGAACTCCATCATGTCCTTCAACGCCGCCGCCAGATTCCCTATCGATTTCGTCGAATTCGATGTTCAG GTAACCAAAGATGACTGTCCGGTCATTTTCCACGACGATTTCATCCTCTCCGAAGAAAAT GGGACTGTGTTTCAGAGGAGAATTAACGAACTGAGTCTGTCCGAATTCCTAAATTATGGTCCGCAAAGAGAGccagggaaggaaggaaagacaTTGTTGAGGAAAACCAAAGATGGTAAAATAGTAAAATGGGATGTCGAAAATGATGACCCTCTCTGCACGCTCCAAGAGGCATTTGAGCAGGTCGATCCATCTCTCGGCTTCAACATCGAGCTGAAATTCGATGATAACATTGTTTACCAGGACGACTATCTCTTCCGCGTCCTTCAGTCCGTCTTGCAA GTGGTGTTTGAGTGTGGCAGAGATAGGCCGATCATTTTCTCAAGCTTCCAACCTGATGCCGCCCTCTTGGTTAAAAAGTTGCAGAACACCTACCCT GTCTTTTTCTTAACAAATGGTGGGACTCAGCTTTACTATGACGTGCGAAGGAATTCTTTGGAGGAGGCGATAAAACTGTGTTTGGAGGGTGGTTTACACGGTATTGTGTCGGAGGTTAAAGGCGTGTTCAGAAATCCCGGGGCGGTAACCAAGATCAAAGAGGCCAAGCTTTCACTCCTAACTTACGGCAAATTGAA CAATGTGCCGGAAGCAGTTTACATGCAATACCTGATGGGGATCGAGGGAGTGATAGTGGATTTTGTGAAAGAGATCACGGTGGCGGTGTCGGATATGATTAAACCGTTAGGTGGGGCGGAGGAAGACGGGGAGAAGCGTTTGTTGGAAGAAGACGGGCCGATGCAGGTGAAATCAAAGCCGGAGTTCTCAGAGAGGGAGCTTTCTTTTCTATTGAAGCTGATTCCGGAGTTGATACAGCTTTGA